From one Odontesthes bonariensis isolate fOdoBon6 chromosome 14, fOdoBon6.hap1, whole genome shotgun sequence genomic stretch:
- the LOC142398996 gene encoding insulin-like growth factor-binding protein 1: MLGLYKKLIFVAAVVLAVLSVVKSSPVVGPEPIRCAPCTQQKLNDCPAIPVDCTQVLREPGCGCCMACALEKGASCGVHTAHCAEGLRCTPRPGEARPLHALTRGQGVCTEDEGYEESDGGQDHGSLHYLLGLNFPSDLQDTAEGQESIKARVNAIRNKLVQQGPCHTELHAALDMIVSSQQKLGDKFTTFYLPNCDKHGFYKAKQCESSLVGPPARCWCVSSWNGKKLPGSSDLLGDAECYQEVTH; the protein is encoded by the exons ATGCTTGGATTATATAAGAAGCTGATTTTTGTGGCAGCAGTGGTGCTGGCTGTCTTGTCTGTGGTGAAGTCGTCCCCAGTGGTGGGGCCCGAGCCCATCCGCTGTGCCCCATGTACACAACAGAAGCTGAATGACTGTCCTGCGATCCCAGTCGACTGCACGCAGGTGCTGAGGGAGCCTGGCTGTGGCTGCTGCATGGCATGTGCCCTGGAGAAAGGGGCTTCTTGTGGGGTTCACACAGCCCACTGTGCTGAGGGTCTCCGCTGCACTCCCAGGCCCGGTGAGGCCAGACCACTCCATGCCCTTACTAGAGGACAGGGGGTCTGCACTGAAGACGAAGGCTATG AGGAATCAGATGGAGGTCAGGACCATGGTTCCCTTCACTACTTGTTGGGACTGAACTTTCCGTCTGACCTTCAAGATACTGCGGAGGGCCAAGAGAGTATAAAAGCCAGAGTTAATGCCATCCGCAACAAACTGGTACAGCAG GGTCCCTGTCACACTGAACTGCACGCAGCACTGGACATGATAGTCAGCTCTCAGCAGAAACTAGGAGATAAGTTCACAACTTTCTACCTCCCCAACTGTGATAAGCATGGCTTCTACAAGGCCAAACAG TGTGAGTCATCTCTGGTTGGACCACCTGCTCGCTGCTGGTGTGTCTCCTCTTGGAATGGGAAGAAGCTCCCAGGATCAAGTGACCTTCTTGGTGATGCAGAGTGCTATCAAGAAGTCACTCACTGA
- the LOC142398316 gene encoding insulin-like growth factor-binding protein 3 — translation MDSYFRALCMTFLVASFTRRSSATGPVIICEPCDVGARLLCKPLPKVCTEKVREPGCGCCLTCALSFGQPCGVYSGRCGSGLTCQHQPGETKPLQALLEGRGICVNGTNRRQTVRPTPPVNELPAENTETQDEEQNCTSPGLQTSYSTQRPAGPLKPHLHPFFSTEKSDVFRREQQKRNQNLKKEDIPGPLITDQQNFSLETKQELENGPCRREMESILRSFKITNILNPKGFRIPNCDKRGFYKKKQCRPSKGRKRGFCWCVDKYGQPLPGFDGKEQGDAQYYNSESQ, via the exons ATGGATTCCTATTTTCGAGCACTTTGCATGACTTTTCTTGTGGCATCGTTCACGCGGAGGTCAAGTGCGACCGGACCGGTTATCATATGCGAGCCATGTGATGTTGGAGCCCGGCTTTTGTGCAAACCTTTGCCTAAGGTCTGCACCGAGAAAGTCCGTGAACCGGGTTGCGGCTGTTGCCTGACCTGCGCTCTGAGTTTCGGCCAGCCGTGCGGAGTGTATAGCGGGCGGTGTGGCTCCGGGCTGACCTGTCAACATCAGCCCGGTGAAACGAAACCTCTGCAGGCTCTGTTGGAGGGACGAGGGATTTGTGTAAACGGCACAAACAGGAGACAAACTGTCAGACCGACACCTCCGGTTAATGAACTGCCAG CAGAGAATACAGAGACTCAGGATGAGGAGCAGAATTGCACCAGCCCGGGTCTTCAGACGTCATACAGCACCCAAAGACCTGCTGGACCACTTAAGCCTCATCTCCATCCTTTCTTCTCCACTGAAAAGTCAGATGTGTTCAGACGTGAACAACAGAAGAGAAACCAGAACTTGAAAAAGGAGGATATCCCGGGACCACTCATCACTGACCAACAAAATTTCTCTCTTGAAACCAAACAGGAGCTTGAGAAT GGTCCCTGTCGAAGAGAGATGGAGAGCATTCTCAGAAGCTTCAAAATCACTAACATACTCAACCCGAAAGGTTTCCGCATACCAAACTGCGATAAGAGGGGATTTTATAAGAAAAAACAG TGTCGTCCATCCAAAGGCAGAAAGCGAGGCTTCTGTTGGTGTGTGGACAAATATGGGCAGCCTTTGCCAGGGTTTGATGGGAAGGAGCAAGGAGACGCCCAGTACTACAACTCTGAGAGCCAATAG